The following proteins are co-located in the uncultured Draconibacterium sp. genome:
- a CDS encoding MFS transporter codes for MTNKIKFKENIGYAFGDFASSMFWKLFSMFLMIYYTDVVELSPASVGTMFLLTRLWDGLNDPIMGIIADRTNTRHGKFRPYLLWVAVPFAVIGVFTFSSPNFGPSGKLIYAYITYTLMMIVYTAVNVPYSSLMGVMTSDTKERTTLASFRFIGAYSGGIVMTASVPYLLDFFENAGANDAKSYQYTVTIYAILAAFFFIMTFLWTKERVKPSAVKSSVWADLKDLGKNAQWFIMLGAGIAVLIFNSLRDGSIMYYFKYYVQNQTVPFLGEVQWDKLAGAYMTLWLATNMLGVLLAKPVSARFGKKVTFIGAMVLAAAFSVLLYGLQPNQINLIFGLNILIGISAGIVLPLIWSMYADIADYSEWKTGRRATGLVFSSSSMSQKMGWTLGGAVTGWLLAAYGFEANAEQSVESLKGIRLMISFYPALGASLSAAFLLLYKLTDKYMLTISEELTNQRK; via the coding sequence ATGACCAATAAAATTAAATTCAAAGAAAACATAGGATACGCTTTTGGTGATTTTGCCTCTTCAATGTTTTGGAAGTTATTTTCCATGTTCTTGATGATTTACTACACCGATGTAGTGGAATTATCACCCGCATCGGTTGGAACTATGTTTTTGCTAACCCGACTTTGGGATGGACTGAACGATCCGATTATGGGAATAATTGCCGACCGAACAAATACACGACATGGTAAATTCAGACCCTACTTGTTGTGGGTTGCAGTGCCGTTTGCTGTTATTGGAGTATTTACTTTTTCATCTCCAAACTTTGGGCCTTCCGGGAAACTCATATACGCCTATATTACTTACACTCTTATGATGATTGTTTATACGGCGGTTAATGTACCGTATTCATCGTTAATGGGAGTTATGACTTCGGATACAAAAGAGCGAACAACGCTGGCTTCGTTTCGTTTTATTGGTGCCTATTCAGGGGGAATTGTGATGACCGCCTCTGTTCCTTATCTGCTCGATTTTTTTGAAAATGCAGGCGCTAACGATGCCAAAAGCTATCAATACACAGTTACTATATACGCCATTTTAGCCGCATTCTTTTTTATAATGACTTTTTTATGGACGAAGGAGCGGGTAAAACCCAGTGCCGTGAAATCATCGGTTTGGGCAGATTTAAAAGACCTTGGAAAAAATGCCCAGTGGTTTATTATGCTGGGTGCCGGAATTGCTGTTCTTATTTTTAATTCGCTTCGCGATGGAAGTATTATGTATTATTTTAAGTACTATGTTCAAAATCAGACCGTTCCGTTTCTTGGAGAAGTGCAGTGGGATAAACTTGCCGGGGCCTACATGACGCTTTGGCTGGCTACAAATATGTTGGGAGTTTTGCTCGCAAAACCGGTATCTGCCAGGTTTGGTAAAAAAGTAACATTTATTGGAGCAATGGTTCTGGCCGCAGCTTTTAGTGTGCTATTATACGGTCTGCAGCCAAATCAGATCAACCTGATTTTTGGCTTAAATATCTTAATCGGAATAAGTGCCGGAATTGTATTACCTCTTATTTGGTCGATGTATGCCGACATTGCGGACTATTCGGAATGGAAAACCGGACGCCGGGCTACCGGGCTTGTATTTTCTTCATCTTCGATGTCGCAAAAAATGGGTTGGACTTTAGGTGGTGCGGTTACAGGATGGTTACTGGCAGCTTACGGTTTTGAAGCTAATGCCGAACAATCAGTTGAATCGCTAAAAGGAATTCGATTGATGATTAGTTTTTATCCTGCATTGGGAGCTTCATTATCGGCTGCTTTTTTATTGCTGTATAAACTCACCGATAAATACATGCTGACAATTTCTGAAGAATTAACCAATCAACGAAAATAA
- a CDS encoding substrate-binding domain-containing protein, producing MINYFKIILTVLFVLFATKFSLAKEIYRIGFSQCAQHGEWRKNMEAEMERELMFHNDLSLTIKQAYDDSKLQIQQINELVNSGIDLLIVSPYQIGPIQPVIEEVYQKGIPVILIDRKINSEYYTAYVGGDNYEIGKVAATYIANKLNNKGKIVEILGAQISSPAIERTLGFNETLKNFPNLHNISKIDTEESLEVISDSLTAILERDPDIGAVFAFNDDYANIASKAISNSAITKSPLIVGIDGLPNPGGGIELVEKGVLTATLIYPTGGKEAIEIASKILHQESFEKENLLSTTLIDFSNVDILRKQIHKTNLLQTDITKSQDMLINLGEKYKSQQLWLFSITITFLLVIILLVLLFRSFKTLKVANKNLERQKDELELLSKKLEKATQEKLKFFTNISHEFRTPLTLIVGPLQDLLHSSNLPSDVHQKAVLMHKNAHRLLQMINQLMDFRKIENAQMQFQPGNFDVISFLKEIHESFQALAEKKRINFTFDSTETELKVWFDWDKLDKVIFNLLSNAFKFTPENGAIQIKVKKDKPVVKTLWEDELVIKVIDSGKGIPAKYISHIFDRFYQVEHSGSKKGTGLGLALSKEFIEMHRGKIFVESKEGKETIFTVKLPIGDSHFNMDSNLLEASKILESRNHIENYEVYSDAEHDEKDAEIENVTTEKKVILLVEDDNDVRLYIKECLKENYVIHEAVNGKDALTSVEEDEPDLIVSDIMMPEMDGLELTHQLKNDLKTCHIPIILLTAKSTLEQRLEGLEEGADSYIPKPFSREHLQIRVRKLLELRNKIHERYKSQYFIDDEQGDLSRLDKQFLNKISKIVKENLQKEEFTVEELGELIGLSRVQTYRKLKKLTGMSASEYVRLIKLKVSLELIKTSGKSISEISYEAGFSSPSYFAQCFKKQFGISPSDYAKK from the coding sequence ATGATAAACTACTTTAAAATAATACTAACTGTCCTTTTTGTACTATTCGCAACCAAATTCAGCTTAGCAAAAGAAATATACCGTATTGGGTTCTCACAGTGTGCACAACACGGAGAATGGAGAAAGAATATGGAAGCAGAAATGGAACGCGAGCTAATGTTTCATAATGATTTATCCTTGACAATTAAGCAGGCTTATGATGACAGTAAGCTTCAAATACAACAGATTAATGAATTGGTAAATTCAGGAATCGATTTATTGATTGTATCTCCCTATCAAATCGGTCCAATTCAGCCGGTAATTGAAGAAGTTTACCAGAAAGGTATTCCTGTTATTTTGATTGATAGAAAAATTAATTCAGAGTATTACACTGCTTATGTTGGAGGTGACAACTATGAAATTGGCAAAGTTGCGGCTACTTATATTGCCAATAAATTGAACAACAAGGGAAAAATTGTTGAAATACTGGGGGCGCAAATCTCCTCTCCAGCGATTGAACGGACTTTAGGATTTAATGAAACACTGAAGAACTTTCCAAATCTGCATAATATTAGTAAAATAGACACAGAAGAATCACTTGAAGTTATATCAGATAGCCTAACAGCTATACTTGAACGTGATCCGGATATCGGGGCTGTTTTTGCTTTTAACGATGATTATGCGAATATTGCCAGCAAAGCCATTTCTAATTCAGCAATTACTAAAAGTCCATTAATTGTGGGTATTGATGGTCTGCCTAATCCCGGAGGAGGTATTGAACTGGTAGAAAAGGGAGTACTAACAGCAACACTCATATATCCTACAGGAGGAAAGGAAGCCATTGAGATTGCTTCTAAAATACTTCATCAAGAATCCTTCGAAAAAGAGAATTTATTATCCACGACCCTAATCGATTTTTCAAATGTTGATATACTGAGAAAACAAATTCATAAAACGAACCTACTACAAACCGATATTACCAAATCGCAGGATATGCTGATAAATCTTGGCGAAAAATATAAGAGTCAGCAGCTATGGTTATTCTCCATTACCATCACCTTTTTATTGGTTATCATACTTTTGGTGCTCCTTTTCAGGTCGTTTAAAACGCTAAAGGTTGCTAACAAAAACCTGGAGAGACAAAAAGATGAACTGGAATTATTAAGTAAAAAATTGGAAAAAGCCACACAAGAAAAATTGAAATTCTTTACCAATATTTCTCATGAGTTTAGAACCCCTTTAACTTTAATTGTTGGGCCACTTCAAGATCTTTTACATTCATCAAACCTTCCATCTGATGTACATCAGAAAGCGGTTCTGATGCATAAAAATGCTCATCGTTTATTGCAAATGATCAACCAGCTTATGGATTTCCGTAAAATTGAAAATGCTCAAATGCAGTTTCAACCCGGCAATTTTGATGTGATTTCTTTTCTGAAAGAAATTCATGAATCATTCCAGGCTCTTGCGGAAAAAAAGCGTATAAACTTCACGTTCGATAGCACGGAGACAGAACTTAAGGTATGGTTTGACTGGGACAAACTCGATAAAGTAATCTTTAATCTGCTTTCCAATGCATTCAAGTTTACGCCGGAAAATGGAGCTATTCAGATTAAAGTAAAAAAGGACAAACCCGTAGTGAAAACCTTATGGGAAGATGAACTGGTGATAAAGGTGATTGATAGTGGGAAAGGTATTCCCGCGAAGTACATTAGTCATATTTTTGATCGCTTTTATCAGGTAGAACATTCGGGCAGCAAGAAAGGTACTGGTCTTGGACTAGCATTATCGAAAGAATTTATTGAGATGCACCGGGGAAAAATTTTTGTTGAAAGTAAGGAAGGAAAAGAAACCATATTTACGGTAAAACTTCCAATTGGAGATTCGCATTTTAACATGGATTCGAATCTCCTGGAAGCGTCGAAAATACTGGAATCCCGCAATCATATAGAAAATTATGAGGTTTATTCTGATGCTGAACATGATGAAAAAGATGCTGAAATAGAAAATGTTACAACAGAAAAAAAAGTAATTCTATTGGTTGAGGATGATAATGATGTTCGTTTATACATAAAAGAATGCCTGAAAGAAAACTATGTAATTCATGAAGCTGTAAACGGGAAAGATGCTTTGACCTCGGTTGAAGAAGATGAGCCTGATTTGATTGTAAGCGATATTATGATGCCTGAAATGGATGGTCTGGAACTCACACATCAACTTAAAAACGACTTGAAAACATGTCACATTCCAATCATACTTTTAACGGCGAAATCAACACTTGAGCAACGTTTGGAGGGACTTGAAGAAGGTGCAGATTCATACATCCCAAAACCATTCAGCAGGGAACATCTGCAAATTAGAGTTAGAAAACTTCTGGAATTAAGGAATAAAATACACGAGCGCTACAAAAGTCAATATTTTATTGACGATGAGCAAGGCGATTTATCACGATTAGATAAACAGTTTTTGAATAAAATTTCAAAAATTGTGAAAGAGAATCTACAGAAAGAAGAATTTACTGTCGAAGAACTTGGTGAATTAATTGGATTGTCCAGAGTGCAAACGTATCGTAAACTTAAAAAATTAACAGGTATGTCTGCGAGTGAATACGTTCGATTGATAAAATTAAAGGTTTCATTAGAACTTATCAAAACCAGTGGGAAAAGTATTTCTGAAATTTCATATGAAGCCGGATTTTCGTCGCCTTCGTATTTCGCACAGTGTTTTAAAAAACAATTTGGTATTTCACCATCCGACTATGCAAAAAAATAG
- a CDS encoding glycosyl hydrolase, with protein sequence MKKALLFLIGVSSLFACTQKPVPTDSMATKETVKLYQNLIKLKEQGIMFGHQDDLVYGHGWYGEEGRSDIKEVCGDFPAVYGWELGHLELGDEYSLDSVYFDSIKAGIKAAYKRGGVNTISWHLRNPYTGGTSWDVSSTEVVHSILPGGEKHDVFKVYLDYLADFLLDLKTEDGTLIPILFRPFHEHTGSWFWWGKNLCSVDDYKALWLFTVDYLQNEKGIHHLLYTYSTDRFATTEEYLERYPGDEIIDILGFDLYDRGPEYSEVLGNCARMVTQLAAEKGKIATVSEAGGPIPTNHEWWTKTVLETLKPYDVLYVLVWRNPFRPADHQNFAPYKGSPDSDDFIEFYKDPETLFQQEVTSMKLYE encoded by the coding sequence ATGAAAAAAGCACTCTTGTTTTTAATCGGAGTAAGCAGTTTATTTGCTTGCACACAAAAGCCGGTTCCTACCGATTCAATGGCAACAAAAGAAACAGTAAAATTGTATCAAAACCTGATCAAATTAAAAGAGCAGGGAATAATGTTTGGTCATCAGGATGATTTAGTTTATGGCCACGGATGGTACGGCGAAGAAGGCCGTTCGGATATAAAAGAAGTGTGTGGCGACTTTCCGGCAGTTTACGGATGGGAACTTGGTCATTTAGAGTTGGGCGACGAATACAGCCTCGATTCGGTGTATTTTGATTCAATAAAAGCGGGTATAAAAGCAGCCTACAAACGCGGTGGTGTAAATACAATTAGTTGGCATCTGCGAAATCCATACACAGGCGGCACTTCCTGGGATGTTTCTTCAACAGAAGTAGTACACTCGATATTGCCAGGGGGTGAAAAACACGATGTTTTTAAAGTGTATTTGGATTATCTGGCCGATTTTTTGCTTGATTTAAAAACAGAAGATGGAACTTTAATTCCAATTCTGTTTCGTCCTTTTCATGAGCACACCGGCAGTTGGTTTTGGTGGGGAAAAAACTTATGCTCGGTAGATGATTACAAAGCTTTGTGGTTGTTTACAGTTGATTATTTGCAGAATGAAAAAGGCATCCACCATTTACTTTACACCTATTCTACCGATAGGTTTGCTACTACCGAAGAGTATTTGGAGCGTTATCCGGGAGATGAAATAATTGATATACTGGGATTCGATTTATATGATCGTGGACCAGAGTATTCTGAAGTACTTGGAAATTGTGCCCGAATGGTTACCCAACTGGCTGCCGAAAAGGGTAAAATAGCCACGGTGAGCGAAGCCGGAGGTCCAATTCCAACCAACCACGAGTGGTGGACAAAAACAGTACTTGAAACCTTAAAACCATACGATGTATTGTATGTGTTGGTATGGCGAAATCCATTCAGGCCTGCCGATCATCAGAATTTTGCACCCTATAAAGGAAGCCCCGATTCAGACGATTTTATTGAGTTTTATAAGGACCCTGAAACACTTTTTCAGCAAGAAGTTACAAGCATGAAACTTTACGAATAG